In Rana temporaria chromosome 13 unlocalized genomic scaffold, aRanTem1.1 scaffold_545_arrow_ctg1, whole genome shotgun sequence, the DNA window aagtattcatacccctctatacacagagcctggaaaaagtattcatacccctctatatacagagacaggaaaaagtcttcatacccctctatacacagagccagaataaagtattcataccccctctatatacagagccagaataaagtattcataccccctctatatacagagccagaATAAAgtcttcatacccctctatatacagtgccagAATAAAgtcttcatacccctctatatacagagacaggaaaaagtcttcatacccctctatatacagagccagaATAAAgtcttcatacccctctatatacagagccagaATAAAgtcttcatacccctctatatacagagccagaataaagtattcatacccctctatacacagagccagaataaagtattcatacccctctatatacagagccagaataaagtattcatacccctctatatacagagccagaATAAAgtcttcatacccctctatatacagagccagaataaagtattcatacccctctatatacagagccagaataaagtattcatacccctctatatacagtgccagaataaagtattcatacccctctatatacagtgccagAATAAAgtcttcatacccctctatatacagagccagaataaagtattcatacccctctatacacagagcctggaaaaagtattcatacccctctatatacagtgccagaataaagtattcatacccctctatacacagagcctggaaaaagtattcatacccctctatatacagagccagaATAAAgtcttcatacccctctatatacagagccagaataaagtattcataccccctctatatacagagccagaataaagtattcatacccctctatacacagagcctggaaaaagtattcatacccctctatatacagagccagaataaagtattcataccccctctatatacagagccagaATAAAgtcttcatacccctctatacacagagccagaataaagtattcatacccctctatatacagtgccagaataaagtattcatacccctctatatacagagccagaATAAAgtcttcatacccctctatacacagagccagaataaagtattcatacccctctatatacagagccagaATAAAgtcttcatacccctctatatacagagccagaataaagtattcatacccctctatatacagtgccagaataaagtattcatacccctctatatacagtgccagAATAAAGtcttcacacccctctatatacagagccagaataaagtattcacacccctctatatacagagccagaataaagtattcataccctctatacacagagccagaataaagtattcatacccctctatatacagagccagaataaagtattcacacccctctatatacagagccagaataaagtattcataccctctatacacagagccagaataaagtattcatacccctctatatacagagccagaataaagtattcacacccctctatatacagagccagaATAAAgtcttcatacccctctatatacagagccagaATAAAgtcttcatacccctctatatacagtgccagAATAAAGtcttcacacccctctatatacagtgccagaataaagtattcacacccctctatatacagtgccagAATAAAGtcttcacacccctctatatacagtgccagaataaagtattcatacccctctatatacagagccagaataaagtattcacacccctctatatacagagccagaATAAAgtcttcatacccctctatatacagagccagaATAAAgtcttcatacccctctatatacagagccagaATAAAgtcttcatacccctctatatacagagccagaATAAAgtcttcatacccctctatatacagagccagaATAAAgtcttcataccccttgaaatcccCCACACTCTCTCATGTTACACACAAACCtgtaaatgtcttttattgggattttatgtgagagacacaaagtgtcacataattgtgaagtggaaggaaaatgatacaaataaatatgtgaaaagtgtggggggggggggcatttgtatggcgccccccggagtcaatactttgtagaaccccctttctctacaagtcttttttgggggggtctctaccagctttgcccatctagagagggacatttctgcccattcttcttctcaaGCTCtgtctggctgtactttagggtcgttgtcctgctggaaggtgcacccccccccccccccccccggtctcatGTCTTTcgtaggttttcttctaagattgtccatcaactctgaccagcttccctgtccctgctgaagaaaagcatccccaccacatgatgctgccaccaccatgtttcacagtggggatggtgtgttcagggtgatccCTGTCGCTGCACTCTCCCCACACCCCCTGATTTGCTGTGATTTCagtccctgtacccccccccctcccctccatacTCAtcatcttctcttcttctctccgcAGGGACCGCTGTTCTGTGTAGCCCCCCCGTCAACCTGAAGGAAGGAAACAGtaagacttttatttattttcttataacaaaagatacgACTTTGTCTGTGTtagctgcagggggggggggcttgctgcTGAACTCTGATTTGGGGGGGGCTGGGAATGCTGCCTAGCCTTGATTGAGGGGCGGGGGGGCTTGCTGCTGAactctgatttgggggggggggggcaatgctgCCTAGCcttgattgagggggggggggtgtagttctGACACTTGGTGGTTCTCTCTACCTCCTGCACATTCATGTTGGGCAGTAATGGGTGGGAGGAGCAACAATGACTCTTCTAAAGTAAGAATGGCTCCAGAATCagaaaagtgccccccccccccccctcggtaccCACCCTGCTACCTGCTGGAACCATTGTGGAAGGGAAGACTCAATGTAGTAGTCTCCACTACTACAATGAACAGGCTGTCTTCATGTCCCATGCTGAGCTGCTGCATAATTACCACAGGGGGTCACTTACCCGGCACAGACGCCATTCACAGAACGCCTTGTACACCATATAGTGCAAGCAAAACCCTCTGCTTATTTTGAAGCAACTGCTCggcagggggggggcacactgggtcTCGTGGCGGCCAGGTCTTGGCGGGCACACTGGGTCTCATggcggggggggcacactgggtcTCAGGGCGGCCAGGTCTTGGCGGGCACACTGGGTCTCATggcggggggggcacactgggtcTCAGGGCGGCCAGGTCTTGGCGGGCACACTGGGTCTCATggcggggggggcacactgggtcTCTTGGCGGCCGGCTCGTGGTGGCCGGCTTGGCGGGGGGGCACACTGGGGCTCGTGGCGGGGGGGCACACTGGGGCTCGTGGTGGCCGGCTCGGAGGGGGGGGCTCGTGGCGGGGGGCTCCTGGGCGGCCGGCTCGGCGTGGCGCACACTGGGGGTTCCTGGGCGGCCGGCTCGGCGGGGGGGCACACTGGGGCTCGTggcggggggggcacactgggggCTCGTGGTGGCCGGctcggagggggggggcacactgggggTCCTGGGTGGCTGGCTCAGCGGGGGGCACACAGGGGCTCCTGGGTGGCTGGCTCAGCGGGGGGCACACTGGGGGCTCCTGGGCGGCCGGCTCGGCGTGGCGCACACTGGGGGTTCCTGGGTGGCCAGCAGTTGTCCATGGGGTGTCAGTCTGGTGTACTCATACTGTGCTCTTCCTCCTCAGATGCAGAGTTCCCGTGCAATTTTCCCAGTTCTTACCAGAACCCGCGTGTGGAGTGGAAGTTCATGTCCGGCAATGATGCCATCCTGGTGTactatgatggggcactgacaggtAAGTCACccatcaccccctccatctcctgccCAGATAAATTTTTAGACACAAATCTGGGTCAGGAGGTGCGAAGAGAtcactgtgtgtatgggggggggggggtatttgtgagGGGGCACAGATCATTGAGGTGAGGGAGATATTGGTGAAGGAAGGCATGTACAAATCAAGGGGTGGGGGTTGGATCTTCATGTGAGGGCACTAATATAAATAAGAGGAGGAGGATATAGGGGACAGATATAAatcatatgtgtgggggggggggtggaagatgGTGATATGCGATGGATACAGTttgtgaaggggggagggggggtattggTGAGATGGCACACAACAATCGcagggtggggggttgttttccaTCATAAATCCCCCGCTATTATCTGTATTGGGACGGGTGAGGTGTCCTCCAGGTATCAGATCTTCATCCTCCATTCATATGTTGGTCTCTCCCTCAGCACCCTATAAGACCCGGGCGACCTTCTTCCCACAAGGCCTCCGGCTGAGTTCGGTGACCCGGAAGGACGCTGGGGAATATTCGTGTGAAGTGACTGGAATGGTTTCCGGGAGTCCGCAGTTGTTCCAGGACAAGACTCAGCTGGTGGTGTTGGGTAAGATGATTGGTGACCTCAGTACTGGGACTTTCTAGGACGGGTTGGGATGACCTCTCACTCTCTGTTCTTCTTCTTCAGTTCCCCCCTCTGTGCCCATCGCTCAGGTACCAACTTCTGTCAGTACCGGGGGTACGGCAACCCTTTACTGCATTGAGACGGACGCCTCCCCACCGCCAACCTTCACCTGGTACAAGAATGGTGTCCTGATGCCCCCAAACCCCAAGGACAGCCCCAACTTCCAGAACTCCAGCTACGCTATCGATGCCACAACTGGACAGCTGGTAAGCTGCAAACCCATATACCAGTTACTGACCATCCACtgtactaggtatagatcagggatcgctatagtgacccatctcctgtactaggtatagatcagggatcgctatagtgacccattccctgtactaggtatagatcagggatcgctatagtgacccatccactgtactaggtatagatcagggatcgctatagtgacccatcccctgtactaggtatagatcagggatcgctatagtgacccatccactgtactaggtatagatcagggatcggtatagtgacccatccactgtactaggtatagatcagggatcgctatagtgaccatcccctgtactaggtatagatcagggatcgctatagtgacccatccactgtactaggtatagatcagggatcgctatagtgacccatcccctgtactaggtatagatcagggatcggtatagtgacccatcccctgtactaggtatagatcagggatcgctatagtgacccatccactgtactaggtatagatcagggatcgctatagtgacccatcccctgtactaggtatagatcagggatcgctatagtgacccatccactgtactaggtatagatcagggatcgctatagtgacccatccactgtactaggtatagatcagggatagctatagtgacccatcccctgtactaggtatagatcagggatcgctatagtgacccatcttttgtactaggtatagatcagggatcgGTATAGTGACCCATCCACTGTACAaggtatagatcagggatcgctatagtgacccatccactgtactaggtatagatcagggatcgctatagtgacccatccactgtactaggtatagatcagggatcgctatagtgacccatcccctatactaggtatagatcagggatcggtatagtgacccatcccctgtactaggtatagatcagggatcgc includes these proteins:
- the F11R gene encoding junctional adhesion molecule A, with the protein product SLYPPPSPPYSSSSLLLSAGTAVLCSPPVNLKEGNNAEFPCNFPSSYQNPRVEWKFMSGNDAILVYYDGALTAPYKTRATFFPQGLRLSSVTRKDAGEYSCEVTGMVSGSPQLFQDKTQLVVLVPPSVPIAQVPTSVSTGGTATLYCIETDASPPPTFTWYKNGVLMPPNPKDSPNFQNSSYAIDATTGQLRISPVTQADVAQYSCQAENSEGKRTSEPVQVAIKDVNVGGIVAAVIVSLLILGLIAFAVWFAYQRGYIGKKDNKKVIYSQPSETRSDKNFQQTSSFLV